The Haloarchaeobius amylolyticus genome window below encodes:
- a CDS encoding DUF6517 family protein: MKLTRRTLLGSASAGIAATAGCLGILSGTSEFTADQVAVDSQVASETNYVKQEPKEQTIEKTFSAAGQEKTVKVVNWITQYYKTLDLPIASDQKAGVFALISSPKVEVLGQSFNPLKDWDTRKLAAQLQSQYEGFSVGQEVDQFAVQILGSAKTVSKFEGTATLGGSDVDVYILLSGAVGHESDFVVPMAVYPRQIDEQANVRKLMRNLVHPA, encoded by the coding sequence ATGAAGCTGACACGACGGACGCTGCTGGGTAGTGCGAGTGCTGGAATCGCTGCCACCGCCGGGTGTCTGGGCATCCTCTCGGGCACGAGCGAGTTCACGGCCGACCAGGTCGCGGTCGACTCCCAGGTCGCGAGCGAGACGAACTACGTCAAGCAAGAGCCCAAAGAGCAGACCATCGAGAAGACGTTCTCGGCGGCGGGTCAGGAGAAGACCGTCAAGGTCGTCAACTGGATCACGCAGTACTACAAGACGCTCGACCTGCCCATCGCGTCGGACCAGAAGGCGGGCGTGTTCGCGCTCATCTCCTCGCCGAAGGTGGAGGTGCTCGGGCAGTCGTTCAACCCCCTGAAGGACTGGGACACGCGCAAGTTGGCGGCCCAGCTCCAGTCCCAGTACGAGGGCTTCTCGGTCGGCCAGGAGGTCGACCAGTTCGCCGTCCAGATACTCGGCTCGGCGAAGACCGTCAGCAAGTTCGAGGGGACGGCGACCCTCGGCGGGAGCGACGTCGACGTCTACATCCTGCTCTCGGGCGCGGTCGGGCACGAGTCTGACTTCGTCGTCCCGATGGCGGTCTACCCGCGCCAGATCGACGAGCAGGCGAACGTCCGCAAGTTGATGCGGAACCTCGTCCACCCGGCCTGA
- a CDS encoding DUF5795 family protein gives MTGNRVVEGRMVTPKSLAELVEGESVMEAENIEDADRECPDCGGDVLKVVYMPSVTELVTGYKCQECEWGEADRD, from the coding sequence ATGACAGGCAATCGCGTCGTGGAGGGTCGCATGGTCACCCCCAAGAGCCTCGCCGAACTCGTCGAGGGCGAGTCCGTCATGGAAGCCGAGAACATCGAAGACGCCGACCGGGAGTGTCCCGACTGCGGCGGCGACGTGCTCAAGGTGGTCTACATGCCGAGCGTCACCGAACTCGTCACCGGCTACAAGTGCCAGGAGTGCGAGTGGGGCGAGGCCGACCGCGACTGA
- a CDS encoding extracellular solute-binding protein, translating to MPTRRRTLQALAATGTAGLLGSTVYGQLSASKDAPTALVAGSLLTVASNTEGASIEAHGSATVAQLVRDDLRDPDAVALADPALFRGITDEFTLFATNALVLTYDPQSARAGQIRQHWREAVRDPDVAVGRTDPKLDPLGYRTVMALRLADGIDAENVLDESRIFAETGLLNALEAGGIDAAFTYRNMAVERDLPYVDLPASIDFSDPTHAETYATVSYDLPEQTVQGAPIRYGVTALTPAGEPWVETLVAEDRRLEMAGFTIPRSYPKLGRP from the coding sequence ATGCCGACGCGTCGCCGGACCCTGCAGGCGCTCGCCGCCACCGGAACGGCCGGACTGCTCGGGAGCACCGTCTACGGGCAGCTCTCGGCGTCGAAGGACGCGCCGACGGCGCTCGTCGCCGGCTCGCTGCTCACGGTCGCCTCGAACACCGAGGGTGCGAGCATCGAGGCGCACGGGTCGGCGACCGTCGCCCAGCTCGTCCGCGACGACCTGCGGGACCCGGACGCGGTGGCCCTCGCCGACCCCGCGCTGTTCCGGGGCATCACCGACGAGTTCACGCTGTTCGCGACGAACGCGCTGGTGCTGACCTACGACCCCCAATCGGCCCGGGCCGGGCAGATACGGCAGCACTGGCGCGAGGCGGTCCGGGACCCGGACGTGGCGGTCGGCCGGACCGACCCGAAACTGGACCCGCTGGGCTACCGGACCGTGATGGCACTGCGACTCGCGGACGGAATCGACGCCGAGAATGTCCTCGACGAGTCCCGCATCTTCGCCGAGACGGGCCTCCTGAACGCCCTCGAGGCCGGCGGCATCGACGCGGCGTTCACCTACCGGAACATGGCGGTCGAGCGCGACCTCCCCTACGTCGACCTCCCGGCGAGCATCGACTTCTCGGACCCGACCCACGCCGAGACCTACGCCACGGTCAGCTACGACCTGCCCGAGCAGACCGTGCAGGGCGCGCCCATCAGGTACGGCGTGACGGCGCTGACGCCGGCCGGCGAGCCGTGGGTCGAGACCCTCGTGGCCGAGGACCGCCGGCTGGAGATGGCGGGGTTCACCATCCCGCGGAGCTACCCGAAACTCGGCCGGCCGTGA
- a CDS encoding DUF5794 domain-containing protein translates to MSASRHPVALKLEGIVGGKTRLLATVMGLSLVDGIFPALVLAGALSGPVGILQVGLLVFGGSATVAVILAEMDGTHREIVTSVAIVGIGIVALAAVEAAIAPTIESVLDTETFKRAAALVIAAVAAKTASARVGEYLPRPAVVVGLGLLVSLDLSNPQLALAPDVVLIAKATAAAAVGATFALLVAIAGPHLRQRMDVDRFRFGSAVALGLLALSIAGLLEVNSAPLAVMLVSAVLALDPSAGEEQPVDAASEHADCAD, encoded by the coding sequence ATGAGCGCGTCACGCCACCCGGTCGCCCTCAAGCTCGAGGGCATCGTCGGCGGGAAGACCCGCCTGCTCGCGACCGTCATGGGCCTCTCGCTCGTCGACGGTATCTTCCCGGCACTGGTGCTCGCCGGCGCGCTCTCCGGCCCGGTCGGCATCCTCCAGGTCGGCCTGCTCGTCTTCGGCGGCAGCGCCACCGTGGCGGTCATCCTCGCCGAGATGGACGGCACCCACCGCGAGATCGTCACCAGCGTCGCCATCGTCGGTATCGGCATCGTCGCCCTCGCGGCCGTCGAGGCCGCCATCGCGCCGACCATCGAGAGCGTCCTCGACACCGAGACGTTCAAGCGCGCCGCCGCGCTCGTCATCGCGGCCGTCGCCGCCAAGACCGCCTCGGCCCGCGTGGGGGAGTACCTCCCCCGGCCCGCGGTCGTCGTCGGCCTCGGCCTGCTGGTCAGCCTCGACCTCTCGAACCCCCAGCTCGCCCTGGCGCCCGACGTGGTCCTCATCGCGAAGGCCACCGCCGCGGCCGCCGTGGGCGCCACGTTCGCCCTGCTGGTCGCCATCGCCGGCCCGCACCTCCGCCAGCGCATGGACGTCGACCGCTTCCGCTTCGGTAGCGCGGTCGCCCTCGGCCTGCTCGCGCTCTCCATCGCGGGCCTCCTCGAGGTCAACTCCGCCCCGCTCGCGGTCATGCTCGTCTCGGCCGTCCTCGCACTGGACCCCAGTGCGGGTGAGGAACAGCCGGTCGATGCCGCCAGCGAGCACGCGGACTGCGCCGACTGA
- the cysS gene encoding cysteine--tRNA ligase, with protein sequence MTLYVSNTLTGEKEAFEPQDPDDVLLYYCGLTVSDPAHLGHARGWVHVDVMHRWLEHQGYGVRHVENFTDVNEKIVARAGDPDLGDDEAAVAEHYIQDVLDDMRGLNLRRAEVYPRVSEHVPEIVDLIETLVEGGHAYESNGSVYFDVTTFEDYGKLSGQQVEEIEEQGDPDELAEKRHPADFALWKADGVKPESVREHRKAGHPLGDDECPSGQTWDSPWGEGRPGWHIECSAMSMTHLDSTIDIHVGGQDLVFPHHENEVAQSEAATGQQFSKYWLHVRLLETKAEKMSSSLGNFTTVSDLLREEGPNVVRMFLVSTAYHNKAVFSDETLAEARERWERLERGYRTAVDACDSTGARTKVTDRDLRSAVERTRREFAEGMNDDFNTREATTALLELVSAVNAHVGERDEYDYRALRDAIDAFEELGGGVLGFQFGAETDGEASIADEVVQLVLDVREAEREAGNYERADDLRDELEAIGVTVEDTDDGATFHY encoded by the coding sequence ATGACCCTGTACGTGTCGAACACGTTGACGGGCGAGAAGGAGGCGTTCGAGCCACAGGACCCCGACGATGTGCTGCTCTACTACTGTGGCCTCACCGTCTCCGACCCCGCCCACCTCGGCCACGCCCGCGGCTGGGTACACGTGGACGTGATGCACCGCTGGCTGGAGCACCAGGGCTACGGTGTCCGCCACGTCGAGAACTTCACCGACGTGAACGAGAAGATCGTCGCCCGTGCTGGGGACCCCGACCTCGGCGACGACGAGGCCGCGGTCGCCGAGCACTACATCCAGGACGTGCTCGACGACATGCGCGGGTTGAACCTCAGGCGAGCCGAGGTCTACCCCCGCGTCTCCGAGCACGTCCCGGAGATCGTCGACCTCATCGAGACGCTGGTCGAGGGGGGCCACGCCTACGAGTCCAACGGCTCGGTCTACTTCGACGTGACCACCTTCGAGGACTACGGCAAGCTCTCGGGCCAGCAGGTCGAGGAGATCGAAGAGCAGGGCGACCCGGACGAACTCGCGGAGAAGCGCCACCCCGCGGACTTCGCGCTCTGGAAGGCCGACGGCGTCAAGCCCGAGTCTGTCCGCGAGCACCGCAAGGCGGGACACCCACTCGGCGACGACGAGTGCCCCAGCGGCCAGACGTGGGACTCGCCGTGGGGCGAGGGCCGGCCCGGCTGGCACATCGAGTGCTCGGCGATGTCGATGACCCACCTCGACTCGACCATCGACATCCACGTCGGCGGGCAGGACCTCGTCTTCCCCCACCACGAGAACGAGGTCGCCCAGAGCGAGGCCGCCACCGGCCAGCAGTTCTCGAAGTACTGGCTGCACGTCCGCCTGCTGGAGACGAAGGCCGAGAAGATGTCCTCCAGCCTGGGCAACTTCACCACCGTCTCGGACCTGCTGCGCGAGGAGGGCCCGAACGTGGTCCGGATGTTCCTCGTCTCGACGGCCTACCACAACAAGGCGGTGTTCAGTGACGAGACGCTGGCCGAAGCCCGCGAACGCTGGGAGCGCCTCGAACGCGGCTACCGGACCGCGGTCGACGCCTGTGACTCGACTGGCGCCCGGACGAAGGTCACCGACCGCGACCTCCGGTCCGCGGTCGAGCGTACCCGCCGGGAGTTCGCCGAGGGCATGAACGACGACTTCAACACCCGCGAGGCGACGACCGCGCTGCTCGAACTCGTGAGCGCGGTGAACGCCCACGTCGGCGAGCGCGACGAGTACGACTACCGCGCGCTGCGAGACGCCATCGACGCGTTCGAGGAACTCGGCGGCGGCGTCCTCGGCTTCCAGTTCGGGGCCGAGACCGACGGCGAGGCCAGCATCGCCGACGAGGTCGTCCAGCTGGTCCTCGACGTGCGCGAGGCCGAACGCGAGGCCGGCAACTACGAGCGCGCCGACGACCTCCGCGACGAACTCGAGGCCATCGGCGTCACCGTCGAGGACACCGACGACGGCGCGACGTTCCACTACTGA
- a CDS encoding Lrp/AsnC family transcriptional regulator, whose protein sequence is MTHPNTDHRLDDIDRRILYALMQDARNTAASIAEEVNVSGATVRNRIRKLEANDVIRGYPVHLDFERAGGNLTNLYLCNVPVPEREALAHKARAIPGVINVRTLMTGRENLHVLAVGETTKDLQRVARNLSQLGIEIEDEDLVEDEFFSPYTPFNPDVEQPTGQPNDFISLTGEANIVEIPVQPDAPIAGLSIEDAVAQGILDDDTLIIGIERDDQELTPHGDTVVEPDDIVTVLSRHGSGDDDDGLDPFCTPETSIR, encoded by the coding sequence ATGACACACCCGAACACCGACCACCGACTCGACGATATCGACCGGCGCATCCTGTACGCACTGATGCAGGACGCCCGCAACACCGCCGCCTCGATAGCCGAGGAGGTGAACGTCTCGGGCGCGACCGTCCGGAACCGGATACGCAAACTCGAGGCCAACGACGTCATCCGGGGCTACCCGGTCCACCTCGACTTCGAGCGCGCTGGCGGCAACCTCACGAACCTCTACCTGTGTAACGTCCCCGTGCCGGAGCGCGAAGCCCTCGCGCACAAGGCGCGAGCGATACCGGGCGTCATCAACGTCCGGACGCTGATGACCGGGCGCGAGAACCTGCACGTGCTGGCGGTCGGCGAGACGACCAAGGACCTCCAGCGCGTCGCTCGCAACCTCTCGCAACTCGGCATCGAGATCGAGGACGAGGACCTCGTCGAGGACGAGTTCTTCAGCCCGTACACCCCGTTCAACCCCGACGTCGAGCAGCCCACGGGCCAGCCGAACGACTTCATCAGCCTCACCGGCGAGGCCAACATCGTCGAGATACCCGTCCAGCCGGACGCCCCCATCGCCGGCCTCTCCATCGAGGACGCGGTGGCACAGGGTATCCTCGACGACGACACGCTCATCATCGGCATCGAACGGGACGACCAGGAGCTGACGCCCCACGGCGATACGGTCGTCGAACCCGACGACATCGTCACCGTCCTCTCGCGGCACGGCTCCGGTGACGACGACGACGGCCTCGACCCGTTCTGCACACCGGAGACGTCGATCCGATGA
- a CDS encoding amino acid permease, producing the protein MTANDEELAKDLGLLSALTIGVGTMIGAGIFVLPGQAAAAAGPAVALSFVVGGVISLFTALSASELGTAMPKAGGSYYYVNHALGPIFGSIAGWGNWMGLAFASAFYTLGFGEYLATFLPLPTLTLGPLALSEFQLGALLAGSAFVLINYVGAKETGKIQIVIVTLLVGILTVFSVLGIMQADLSTLRPFFPEETGGAAAVLPATGLVFVSFLGFAKITTVAEELKNPGRNLPLAVVGSVAIVTAMYAIIMVVLMGVVNWRQLGPQATTTPVLDVADIAFGTVGLAGLGVGLLTFAGLLATASSANASILASSRINFAMGRDKLISAKLNAIHPSFATPYRSIAVTGGLILLFIAIGDVKVLAKAGSVLHLIVYGLLNLALIVMREADVDEYQPEFEVPLYPIVPILGALTSFGLIAFMEPIEIGLSLVFVAGGLVWYLVYAKDKAEKKGILSQYILEQSEQLPQAAVSAADTVQPDGGDYRVMVPLANPEHEKDLITLASAIARQHGGTVDAVHIVTAPDQTSLGHAAAHADELEEDYHAVLDAAERDAETFGVDVETHTILSHESFGEIFDAARTHEADMVVMGWGKQRFGSPGRVESAVDDLAADLPCDFLVLKDRGFDPDRILVPTAGGPDSDLSAEVAKLLQSEYDSDITLLHVADAVEDGTAFLEEWAADHDLADATIHVEEGDVENAIERAATDETMVIIGATERGLLNRLVRGSLVLDVVEDVDCSVLLAERARKRGVVDRLLGD; encoded by the coding sequence ATGACGGCGAACGACGAGGAACTCGCGAAGGACCTCGGATTGCTCTCGGCGCTGACCATCGGCGTCGGCACGATGATCGGCGCCGGCATCTTCGTCCTCCCCGGCCAGGCCGCGGCCGCCGCGGGCCCCGCGGTCGCCCTCTCGTTCGTCGTCGGCGGCGTCATCTCGCTGTTCACGGCGCTCTCGGCGTCCGAACTCGGCACCGCGATGCCGAAGGCTGGCGGCAGCTACTACTACGTCAACCACGCGCTCGGGCCCATCTTCGGGTCCATCGCGGGCTGGGGGAACTGGATGGGCCTCGCGTTCGCGAGCGCCTTCTACACCCTCGGCTTCGGCGAGTACCTCGCCACCTTCCTGCCCCTCCCGACCCTCACGCTCGGGCCACTCGCCCTCTCGGAGTTCCAGCTCGGCGCGCTGCTGGCCGGGTCGGCGTTCGTGCTCATCAACTACGTCGGCGCGAAGGAGACCGGGAAGATACAGATCGTCATCGTGACCCTGCTGGTCGGCATCCTCACCGTCTTCTCCGTCCTCGGCATCATGCAGGCCGACCTCTCGACCCTGCGGCCGTTCTTCCCCGAGGAGACGGGCGGTGCCGCGGCCGTCCTCCCCGCGACCGGCCTGGTGTTCGTCTCCTTCCTCGGCTTCGCGAAGATCACGACCGTCGCCGAGGAGCTGAAGAACCCCGGCCGGAACCTCCCGCTGGCGGTCGTCGGCAGCGTCGCCATCGTGACCGCCATGTACGCCATCATCATGGTCGTCCTGATGGGTGTCGTGAACTGGCGCCAGCTCGGCCCACAGGCCACGACGACGCCGGTCCTCGACGTCGCCGACATCGCGTTCGGGACCGTCGGCCTCGCCGGCCTCGGCGTCGGACTACTGACCTTCGCAGGCCTGCTCGCGACCGCCTCCAGTGCGAACGCCTCCATCCTCGCGTCCTCGCGAATCAACTTCGCGATGGGCCGTGACAAGCTCATCAGCGCGAAACTGAACGCCATCCACCCGAGCTTCGCGACCCCGTACCGGAGCATCGCCGTCACGGGCGGGCTCATCCTGCTGTTCATCGCCATCGGGGACGTGAAGGTACTCGCGAAGGCCGGCAGCGTCCTCCACCTCATCGTCTACGGCCTGCTCAACCTCGCCCTCATCGTGATGCGCGAGGCCGACGTCGACGAGTACCAGCCCGAGTTCGAGGTCCCGCTCTACCCCATCGTCCCCATCCTCGGCGCGCTCACCTCCTTCGGCCTCATCGCGTTCATGGAACCCATCGAGATCGGCCTCTCGCTGGTGTTCGTCGCCGGCGGCCTCGTCTGGTACCTCGTCTACGCGAAGGACAAGGCCGAGAAGAAGGGCATCCTGAGCCAGTACATCCTCGAACAGTCCGAGCAACTGCCCCAGGCGGCCGTCTCCGCCGCCGACACCGTCCAGCCCGACGGCGGCGACTACCGCGTCATGGTCCCCCTCGCGAACCCCGAACACGAGAAGGACCTCATCACGCTCGCCAGCGCCATCGCCCGCCAGCACGGCGGCACCGTCGACGCCGTCCACATCGTCACGGCCCCGGACCAGACCTCGCTCGGCCACGCCGCGGCCCACGCCGACGAACTCGAGGAGGACTACCACGCCGTGCTCGACGCCGCCGAGCGCGACGCCGAGACCTTCGGCGTCGACGTCGAGACCCACACCATCCTCTCGCACGAGTCCTTCGGCGAGATCTTCGACGCTGCCCGGACCCACGAGGCCGACATGGTCGTCATGGGCTGGGGGAAGCAGCGATTCGGCTCCCCCGGCCGCGTCGAGAGCGCGGTCGACGACCTCGCCGCCGACCTACCCTGTGACTTCCTCGTCCTCAAGGACCGCGGCTTCGACCCCGACCGCATCCTCGTCCCGACCGCCGGCGGCCCCGACTCCGACCTCTCCGCCGAGGTCGCGAAACTGCTCCAGTCGGAGTACGACTCCGACATCACGCTCCTGCACGTCGCCGACGCCGTCGAGGACGGCACCGCCTTCCTCGAAGAGTGGGCCGCCGACCACGACCTCGCCGACGCGACCATCCACGTCGAGGAAGGCGACGTCGAGAACGCCATCGAACGTGCCGCCACCGACGAGACCATGGTCATCATCGGCGCGACCGAACGCGGCCTCCTGAATCGACTGGTCAGAGGCTCGCTCGTGCTCGACGTCGTCGAGGACGTCGACTGCTCCGTGCTACTCGCCGAGCGTGCCCGGAAGCGTGGGGTAGTGGACCGGCTGCTGGGGGACTAG
- the guaB gene encoding IMP dehydrogenase, with the protein MAKDAHEDEPFSQKLRVPEALTFDDVLLRPKESRVEPDEADLTSRVSKNVELPVPVLSAAMDTVTEADMGIAMARNGGLGVIHRNLDVDEMTAHVERVKRADELIIRDVVTAQPEQTVEEVDEMMEREGVNGAPVVDEENRVLGIISGTDIRPYLEVGEQDRVSEAMTEEVITAPKGVTAREGLELMYEHKIERVPIVDEDDRLIGLVTMQGILQRREYDNAARDDDGRLIAGAAVGPFEVDRAVAADEAGADVLFIDCAHAHNLNVIDSAREIKQNVSADVVVGNIGTKEAAEDLVDFADGLKVGIGPGSICTTRVVSGSGMPQITAVSEVADVAQRHDVPVIADGGIRYSGDAIKAIAAGADAVMLGSYFAGTDEAPGRVVTMQGKKYKQYRGMGSVGAMQSGDGQRYLKDDDEDEEYVPEGVEAATPYKGPLAKELHQLVGGMQSGMGYVGAETIPEFKERSEFVRVSAAGQTESHAHDVLITDEAPNYSPDGN; encoded by the coding sequence ATGGCGAAGGACGCTCACGAGGACGAGCCATTCTCCCAGAAGCTCCGTGTCCCAGAGGCATTGACGTTCGACGACGTACTGCTCCGACCGAAGGAGAGCCGCGTCGAACCGGACGAGGCGGACCTGACATCTCGCGTGTCGAAGAACGTGGAGCTTCCAGTTCCCGTTCTCTCCGCGGCGATGGACACCGTCACCGAGGCCGACATGGGCATCGCGATGGCCCGTAACGGCGGGCTCGGCGTCATCCACCGCAATCTGGACGTCGACGAGATGACCGCACACGTCGAGCGCGTCAAGCGCGCCGACGAACTCATCATCCGTGACGTGGTCACGGCCCAGCCCGAACAGACCGTCGAGGAGGTCGACGAGATGATGGAGCGCGAGGGCGTCAACGGCGCCCCCGTCGTCGACGAGGAGAACCGCGTCCTCGGCATCATCTCCGGCACCGACATCCGCCCGTACCTCGAGGTCGGCGAGCAGGACCGTGTCAGCGAGGCCATGACCGAGGAGGTCATCACGGCACCCAAGGGCGTCACCGCGCGCGAGGGGCTCGAACTCATGTACGAGCACAAGATCGAGCGCGTCCCCATCGTCGACGAGGACGACCGGCTCATCGGCCTGGTCACGATGCAGGGCATCCTCCAGCGCCGCGAGTACGACAACGCGGCCCGCGACGACGACGGGCGCCTCATCGCCGGCGCGGCCGTCGGCCCCTTCGAGGTCGACCGCGCCGTCGCCGCCGACGAGGCCGGTGCGGACGTCCTGTTCATCGACTGCGCGCACGCGCACAACCTCAACGTCATCGACAGCGCCCGCGAGATCAAGCAGAACGTCTCGGCCGACGTGGTCGTCGGGAACATCGGCACGAAGGAGGCCGCCGAGGACCTCGTCGACTTCGCGGACGGCCTGAAGGTCGGCATCGGCCCGGGCTCCATCTGTACGACCCGCGTCGTGAGTGGGTCGGGGATGCCCCAGATCACCGCCGTCTCCGAGGTCGCGGACGTGGCCCAGCGCCACGACGTGCCCGTCATCGCCGACGGTGGCATCCGCTACTCCGGTGACGCCATCAAGGCCATCGCCGCCGGCGCGGACGCGGTGATGCTCGGCTCGTACTTCGCCGGGACCGACGAGGCCCCCGGCCGCGTCGTCACGATGCAGGGCAAGAAGTACAAGCAGTACCGCGGGATGGGCAGCGTCGGCGCGATGCAGTCCGGCGACGGCCAGCGCTACCTCAAGGACGACGACGAGGACGAGGAGTACGTCCCCGAGGGCGTCGAGGCCGCGACTCCCTACAAGGGCCCGCTCGCGAAGGAACTCCACCAGCTCGTCGGCGGGATGCAGTCCGGCATGGGCTACGTCGGCGCCGAGACCATTCCCGAGTTCAAGGAGCGCTCGGAGTTCGTCCGCGTCTCGGCCGCGGGCCAGACCGAGAGCCACGCCCACGACGTGCTCATCACCGACGAAGCACCGAACTACAGTCCGGACGGGAACTGA
- a CDS encoding universal stress protein produces MKRTLTDTIVVPVATEADARGTAEALDALGAHTFGRIIVVHVVEKGDGVPDKTPVEQSETVADKAFATFRNTFPDAETSKVYRRDVVKGIVEYADEVDASAIVFRPRGGSRLVQFLAGDRTLRLVTEADCPVVALPEETEG; encoded by the coding sequence ATGAAACGCACACTCACCGATACGATAGTGGTACCGGTCGCGACCGAGGCAGACGCGCGTGGGACGGCCGAGGCGCTCGACGCACTCGGCGCGCACACGTTCGGGCGCATCATCGTCGTCCACGTCGTCGAGAAGGGCGACGGCGTCCCCGACAAGACGCCGGTCGAACAGTCGGAGACGGTCGCCGACAAGGCGTTCGCCACCTTCCGGAACACGTTCCCCGACGCCGAGACGAGCAAGGTGTACCGACGCGACGTGGTGAAGGGGATCGTCGAGTACGCCGACGAGGTCGACGCGAGCGCCATCGTGTTCCGGCCACGTGGTGGCTCCCGACTCGTCCAGTTCCTCGCCGGCGACCGCACCCTCAGACTCGTCACGGAGGCCGACTGTCCCGTCGTCGCGCTGCCGGAGGAGACGGAGGGATGA
- a CDS encoding DUF7523 family protein, whose amino-acid sequence MTLARETRDAADDHPFLLAALRAGVVNYSAAARFLSVDGEEEAVATALRRYADALPDFETGNRDVRVTMQSGIAPVDEDDGTEPLLRVGEQGYTKASGGGATAILATGMVDAALCQQVLGRLETDGVGVSALGFDADALVVLVDRREAANALRAVEAAAEAVREPAGDTP is encoded by the coding sequence ATGACGCTGGCGAGGGAGACGCGCGACGCGGCCGACGACCACCCCTTCCTGCTCGCCGCCCTGCGTGCGGGCGTGGTGAACTACTCTGCGGCCGCACGGTTCCTCTCGGTCGACGGCGAGGAGGAGGCGGTGGCGACGGCGCTCCGGCGCTACGCCGACGCACTCCCCGACTTCGAGACGGGTAACCGGGACGTTCGCGTCACCATGCAGAGCGGCATCGCACCGGTCGACGAGGACGACGGGACCGAGCCACTGCTCCGGGTCGGCGAGCAGGGCTACACGAAGGCCAGCGGCGGCGGCGCGACCGCCATCCTCGCGACCGGGATGGTCGACGCGGCGCTCTGCCAGCAGGTGCTCGGGCGGCTGGAGACCGACGGCGTGGGCGTCTCCGCCCTCGGGTTCGACGCGGACGCGCTCGTCGTGCTGGTCGACCGCCGGGAGGCAGCCAACGCCCTGCGCGCCGTCGAGGCCGCCGCCGAGGCCGTCCGCGAACCGGCGGGTGACACGCCGTGA